GGCCAGAGGCACAATCGCGAGAAGCGAGAACCATTGGATGCCACCGAGCCAATCGTTCATCTGCACGCAAACCAGGATGATGCCAAGACATGCGAACGCGAGCATGATTCGCAGGCGCTTCTTGTCAAGCGCCTTTTTGAAGAAAATGCGCGGCATATAGCAAAAGACGGGAAGCATGATTCCCCAGAAGCCGTAATCGACCGAGAAATCGGTTCCGGCGAGGAGGACGGGTAAGACGAGCGCCACGAAGGCATCGAGCGCAAGTGCGCCGACGACTGCCAGGACTCCTGCAAGGTCCCTACGATCATCGGCGAGTTGGACGGCGTAGATCGTGATGATGGCGAGCACGAAGCTCGTAAGTATGCTCTGCTCGAGGCTGCCCATCGCGAGAAAGAACCCAATCTGGCATACGAAGCCGAGCGCGAAGATGCCCCCGAGGTAACGTTTCCTGCTATGCGTATAGAAGCAACCCTCGGCGATCATGTACGCAAAAATGGGATACGTGAGACGGCCGATGATCCGCAAGATCAGGTATTGGGGCAGCAGAACGACGCCGATATGGTCAATCGTCATCGTTATCAAGGCGAGTATTTTAAGCTGGTTTCCCGTCATCACGAAGGGTATTCTATCGTTTCGGGTGACGGGGGAGCGTGACGGGGGAGCGTGACGGGGGGGGTCTGTCACGCGAACTCCAGCGTGACAGACCCCCCCCCGTCACGCTCCCCCGTCACCCGAGCAACCGTCTCGTCCGTCGAAGGGGTGCCTTGGAACTTCGCAAACGACATAAGGCGCATGCACGTCCGCTCAAGAATCTCGAGGAGCGCTATGAGTGGTACGCGCGTGCCATCGAGCTGGAAGCATCCGCTCGCTCAGGCACATGGATAGAGATGTACTTTCCCTCAGCACGCGAGCTTCATCTCGACCTAGGTTGCGGCAAGGGACAATTTGTCGTCGAGCAGGCACGGCGGTATCCCGACGTATTGTTTGTCGGTCTTGACTATGACCGGATCTGCATCGCGCTTGCCGCGCAGAAGGCTTGCGAACTGGGTCTCGAGAATTGCGTTTTCGCGCTTGCCGACGGAGAAGACGTCGGCAAGTACTTCGGCCCAGGGGAGCTTTCTCGCATCTACCTCAACTTCTCGACACCGCACCCGCGCAAGAAACACGCGTCCGAGCGCCTCACGCACGTCGACCAGCTCATCTCCTACCGCGACCTGCTCGCACCGGGTGCCAGTATCGAAATGAAAACCGATAGCCCGCCCTTCTACGAGTTCTCGCTCGTGCAGTTCGACCTGGCGGGATATGACGTCGTCTGGAAGACGACCGACTTGCATGCGCTCGACGCGCTTGATGAGATTAGCCCCGTGACCGAATACGAGGAGCGGCTCCGCGCCCTTGGAGCCAAGGTGCATGCCTGCCGCGCGGTCAAGGCCGACCGTCCCTTCACCAATGAGCAGACAGCCGAACTTTCGCTCTTCGAGTACCTGCCCGATGACCTGGACACCCTCGAATACGTGCCTTACGGCATGGAGGGCTACGTCTTCAACATGCGCAACCGCCGCGCCAAGGAGCAAGCCCGCCTTTTGTGCGAATGAGACACATTGGACAGGTACATCTGTCTCATTGCATGCAATGAGACAGATGTACCTGTCCAATGTGTCTCATTCGCCATCGGCCCGTCACCGAAAAGTTTATTCATCAGAAAAAATAATAATTGCCAAATTTATATCCTGTTGTAAATATAATCTCATTACAGAACAGTTATCTGTTCGTGAAGCACAGCAAGGAGGATTTCATGAGAAAAAGCAAACTCGCCAAGGTGCTGACATGCGGCGTGGTAACCGCGGGCCTTATCGCCACCCTGGGCCTCACGGCTTGCGGCGGTTCGAACGCGAGCTCGTCGGCGGGCTCGAATGTGGAGTTGCAGGTCTTTGCAGCTAACTCGCTTTCCAAGGCCATGGACGAAGCCCAGGAGCTCTACACGCAGCAGACAGGCGTGACCTTCGCCGACACGCAGTACAAGGCATCCGGCGAGCTCAACGAGATGCTCAAAGCTGGCTCCTATGCCGACCTCGAGATTACCGCTTCCAAGGGCACCATGGATACGGCAGTGCAGGAAGGCTACGTGGATGAGTCCACGCGTACCGACATGTTCACCAACGAACTCGTCATCGTCGCCAAGGAAGACTCCGCCCTTCAAGATGTCACCCTTCAGCAAATCGCCAGCGGCGATCTCACCGTCTGCGTAGGCGATGACTCCGTTCCGGCCGGCAACTATGCCGCCCAGGCCCTTTCCACCGTTGGCGCCTACCAGCCGCCCGCAGCTGACGCCGGCAAAAGTGGCAAGGACATCTCTGGCAAGGGCGGTCGGTACGTGGGCATCACCCCCATCCTGCAGACCTCGGTCGGCAACGTATGCAAGCAGGCGGAAAACGGCGACGTTGACGTCGCCATCGTCTACAGCTCCGACGTATACCGCTTTGGCGGCGTGAAGGTTGTCGGCATCATCCCCGATGACACCCACAAGGCCATCGTCTATCCCGGTGCCGTGTGCAAGGACTCCAAGAACGCGCAGGCTGCCAACGACTTCATGCAGTGGTGCATCACCGATCCCGATGCCCAGAAGATCTTCCAGAAGTGGGGCTTTGACCTCTCCTAATCCATAGGAATCATTGCTGCGGCGCGGATGACCCATCGGTTATCCGCGCCGCTTGCGTATAACCTCGTTTCAGATTATTTGCAAAGGCATATAATCCTGTTATCCCATCAGGAGAAAGATTGGCAGTCGCACGGAGACGCCCTGTCAATCCCTTCGAGACGACAAGGACTGGCACCCATGGTTCTGGGGAGTTTCATACAACGTGGGCTTGGTTTCATGCTTGCCCTTGTGCTTGCGATCACCGCGCTCTCGTGCGTCATGCCGTGCCCGGCAGCCGCCACCGATGACGAGCTCGGCAGCGTGGACAGCCCTGCCGTCGACAACGCAGGCGAACAGCAGACCGTCAACGGGGTCACCGTCTCCGCCGAGGGGGACAGCGCCCTCATCGAAGGATGCAGCTTCGGCATCAACGATTTCTACCGTGCCCAGGCCGGCTCCAACAAGGCGGTCGGCGACAGGTACTGGGGCTATAACTACTACATCGGCACTCAACCCGACAATCTCTCGGTCATATCAACCGGCGATTACGCCGTGGTCTACATTCCCAAAGCAACCCAGGACGCCTTCGGCTTCCTCTACGATAACCACAACGACCAGGATTACATCAAGCGTTACTTCACCGCCTTGGACGACGCGAACGCGAAGGGTTCCTCGCGACTCTCCAACGTCTCCAAATGGTATTTCACCGAACAGCAGTCCTTCGAGGTGAATGGCGTCGTCTTCAACTTCGATCAGGAACTCGACGAAGGGCGCTACTACGCCTACATCATTGGCTCTGATGGAAGCGACGTGACCAGCAAGGCGAGCAGCAACCAGGTCAGGCTCGACTTTGCCGACTTCGCTCGAGCCGTGCCGCCCTCGGACGTGCAGATCGTCCAGGCGAGCACAGGCCTTGCATGGCTTGCAAACTTCCTCGTGACCATGGACTACAGTCCGCTATGGGTTACCTTGCGCACGACGCTCATCGCCATTGTGTTCATCTTCATCCTGGGTCTCGCAGCCGCCTACTTCACGATGCGCATCTCGCCGCGCGCTCAGTCCATCTTCGACGCGATCTTCACCATCCCCATGGTGTTGCCACCCACGGTATGCGGCTTCTTGCTGCTCCTTGCCTTCGGTCGTTCCACGCCCGTGGGCCAGTGGTTCATCGACGTGGGATTCCCCCTCGTCTTCAGCTGGCAGGCAACGGTCATCGCAGCAGTCGTTGTAGCCTTTCCGCTCATGTACCGCAGCTCACGCGGCGCCTTCGAGAACCTCGATCCCAACATGCTCGATGCGGCGCGTACGCTCGGCTGGTCCAACATCCGCATCTTCTTCAAGCTCATGCTGCCGCTTGCCTGGTCCTCCATCGCCGCGGCTACGGTGCTCGCCTATGCGCGTGCATTGGGCGAGTTTGGCGCGACGCTGTTCCTCGCGGGCAATTACGCAGGTGTCACACGCACCATCCCCATCGCCATCTACTTCGAGTGGATGAACGGCAACACGGACATCGCCATCTTCTGGACCATCGTCATCATCATCTTCAGCTTCATCGTCATCATGTTCATCAACTTGTGGTCGAGTAGAACGACAAAGTACCGTCGCAGGCAGACAAGCAAGAAGAAACACGGTGCAGAGCACGGCACGCACACGCCACACCTGGAAGGCGGCCTGGAGTCCGCCATCGCGACCGAAGACGCCGGACTGCCCGAGGGGGCGCGCTCATGAGCCTGCAAATGGACTTCAGAAAATCCCTTGGCGATTTCTCCCTCGACGTGAGCGTCGAAGCCGGTATGGAGACGCTCGGCTTCCTCGGTGCCTCGGGTTGCGGCAAGAGCCTCACGATGCGCTGTATCGCGGGTATCGAAACGCCTGACGAGGGACGTATCGTCGTGAACGACACCGTCTACTTCGACTCCGCCGCAAAGGTCAACCTGAGTCCCCAGCAGCGCAAAACGGCTTTGCTCTTCCAGAACTACATGCTCTTTCCCAACATGACCATCGAGCAGAACGTAGCAGCAGGCATACCCAAGACGGTGAGCAAGGGTGATCGTGACGCCATCGTCACGACCGAACTCAGGCGCTTCAGCCTCGAGGGCTTTAGCAAGCGCTACCCCGCCCAGCTCTCCGGTGGCCAGCAGCAGCGCGTGGCTCTTGCACGCATGCTCGCGGCACGGCCCGGCATTCTCATGCTCGACGAGCCGTTCTCCGCGCTTGACTCGCATCTCAAGAGTGTGCTCGAGCAAAACCTCGTTGACCTCTTCGAGGCCTTTGAGGGGACCATCCTCTACGTGAGCCACGACATAGACGAAGCGCTGCGCTTCTGCGACCGCATCGCCGTAGTCGATGACGGTCACATACTCGAGATCGATTCGAACGACGAGCTCGTGAACAACCCGCAATCGGAAGCCGCGCTCAAGCTCTCGGGCTGCAAGAACACCACGCCCGTCATCAAGGCCGACGAGCACGCCGTGTGGGCGCCCAAGTGGGGCGTGCGCATCGAGTGCGAGCGGGAAGTGCCCGACGACGTGCGATTCCTGGGCGTGCGCGCATTCTACCTCGAGCGCGCGAGCGGGCCGGGCACCAACAACTACCGCGTGCGCGTCGACCGCATCAGCGACTCGCGCTTCGAGCGAAGCGCGCTACTCGGCTTCCTCGACCGCGACAGCTCGTTTGCACCGGCTGTCGAGCGCAGCGATGACGAGATGAGGTTCCTGCACCAGCACCTGTTCTGGCGCATCGACAAGCTCAAGGACGGCCCGGAGGTGTGGCCCGAAATGGGCGAGGAGCTCTGGGTGCACCTTCCGCAGGAGAAGATCTACCTGGTGAGCAGATAGAACGTGCCAGGAATCAGACCCTGGCACGTCAATACCCTGCGTATTTCGCCGGCTCTAGTGCGGGTGCGCCACGAAGATGATCCAGTAGCGCTCCCAGACTCCCGCAAGCAGGCAAATCGCCCCAGCGGCGGCAACTCCGATGGGCCCGAAGAAGCAGGCCGCGATGGCGCAGATGCCCGCGATGCCGTAGACGATCACCGCATTGAGCGCGAGGCGGGCCTTGGAATACATCAGCGAGGCACGCTCGTGGATGTTCATCCACACCAGCGCATAGGTGAAGCAACGGAACACGATGAGCACGACGAACGGGATGACGAGCGCCTCGACGGGGGCGAGCTGCCCGAGAACGAACGAGAGCACGATCAAGAGGCCCATTCCGATCGTGAGGGCATCGCATACCACCCAGCAGGTGAGCCAGCGGGCTCGCTTCACGCCCGGCTGCGACGTGCAGCTGAAGGCGACGCCCTTGTAGCAGATCACGGCGCACGAGGCGATGAGCGCCAGGACGGCGAAGAGGCGGAAGAGCACGCCGAGGACGGCGGCGACCTCGAGCGGCAATCCTATGGTTGCCAGCAGCGCAAAGGTCACCCAGTAGATGACGAGCGCGATGAACAACATGATCGAGTAGAAGATCAGTCCCACCACGCCGACCGACAGAGGAGCCGTCGGGTGCATGACGCGCATGGCGTGCAGGAACCGGAAGTGATCACCGAGGTCGGTGACGAGCAGCATCAAATCGAAGATGACGATGAGAAACGCGAGCGTCAGCGCGATGGGCAGCACGGGACCGAAGATATCCGGGGCGATGAGCCAGGTGATCATCGTCACGAACATGAACCCCGAGGTGAGGTTATTGAAGAAGAGGTCCCATACGATGATGTTCTTCCAGTCGGGAAAATGAACTATATCGTGCTGTTGATAGGCAGATGGCTGGCCTTTGACCCATGTTCTATCCATGTCTGTCTCCCCTCCTACAGCAAGCAAACGATAATCGCGATCGTCGCGATCAAGAGCGTTCCGATGGCGTTGGCGTAATCCCCCACCATGAACCGCACGGGCAATTTCGGCTGATTGGGCAAGCCGTAGACCGCGGGCTCGTCCATCAGCAGGTAGAACGAATTGAGCGGCTTGTAATCCTGGAACGGGTCGACGCCGTAGAGATTGGCCTTCTCGAAGCCCTGCTCGTGGAGGGTGGCGAGACGCGCACGCGCCTTCTCGACCATCTCCTCGCGCGGCCCGAACTGGATCGCGGTCGTGGTGCATGCCGTGGCGCAGGCGGGCTTCAGCCCGTCACGCAGGCGGTCGTAGCATCCCGCGCACTTCATGGAATGCCCGGTCTCCTCGCTCACCTCGGGAACGCCAAACGGGCACGCGGCCACGCACATGCGGCAACCCATGCAGATGTCGGTCTGGTAGTAGATGCCGCCAAACTCGTTGCGGATGATCGCACCGGTAGGGCATGCTTCCTGGCAGGGCGACTCCTGACAATGCTTGCAATGGTCGGACATGAAGAGCCACTCGCCTTGCTTCGGCTCGTTGAGCAGGTCGTCCATCGCCTTGGGGGCGGGCTTGTCCGTCTCGTTGACCTCCGAGAAGCGCTCGATGAACTTGACGTGACGCCAGCTCTCCGACGAGAGCACGCGCGTGTTGTCATAGCTGTTCTTCGACCACTGGATATCCGTGGTCTTCAGCATGTTCCATTGCTTGCATGCGACCTCGCAGGCCTTGCATCCAGAGCAGACGGAGGTGTCGGTGAAGAAGGCCATCTCGGTTTGCGCCGCACGCGGCTCGTGGCGCTTGAACAGGGCGTAGATGACGTCGATGCGATGGTTCTTGTGCGGTTCCTTCGCATCGTACTTCCTGTCGGAAAGCTTGAGGATGTTCAGCGGATTCAGATTCATGGCTAATTCCTCGCTTCCGGTTGGGCCGGCCACGGTGTCTCGGGTATCGGCTTGTCGAATATGGGGTCGTACTTGAGCGGATGGGGATCCAGCTTCTTGAGGTCTGAGGGGTCGCCCTTGGTGATGCGCACCGTGAAGCCCTTCGATGCCGGAATCAATCCGTCAGGTGCCATGATGGCGGGGCTCAGGTCATTGGTGATGTCGCTGACCATGAGGCCCTTGTATCCCGATGCGACGAAGGTGCCCGCGATGGTCGCCTTCTTCCCGTAGACATCGCCGATGCGCAGGCGCGGCGTCACCAGGACGGGAATCTGCAGCTTGGCTCGCGCGCTTTCGACTGTGACGTAATCGCCCGTTTCCACGCCGATGCTCTCGGCCTGCTCGGGTGACAGCTCCACGAAGCGCACCGGTTGCAACCCGACGAGCCAGGGGATGTTGCGCGTCTGCGCACCCGACAGCCAGTGCTCGGTCACGTGGTAGGTGGTCATGATCGTCGGGTAATCCAAATCCCCCGAAGGAGCGATGGGATTCTCGACGTCGTCGACGATGTGCAAGCCGGGGTCGCGCGTCTGCTCCCAGAGCTTGTTATCGTAGGGAGACTCGGTGGTCTCGTAGTAGATGGGCATGGGCCCTTCCTTGATGCTGTAGGGCACGAAGAGCCACGCCTTGCCATCCGAATGGGCACCGAAGGGGCAGTCGCCGGCAAGCGCCATGTCGCCGGTGGCACCGGGCTCTGGCTTGTAGCTCGGCGGCTT
This window of the Coriobacteriaceae bacterium genome carries:
- a CDS encoding conjugal transfer protein TraX, with the protein product MTGNQLKILALITMTIDHIGVVLLPQYLILRIIGRLTYPIFAYMIAEGCFYTHSRKRYLGGIFALGFVCQIGFFLAMGSLEQSILTSFVLAIITIYAVQLADDRRDLAGVLAVVGALALDAFVALVLPVLLAGTDFSVDYGFWGIMLPVFCYMPRIFFKKALDKKRLRIMLAFACLGIILVCVQMNDWLGGIQWFSLLAIVPLASYNGKRGTWHLKYLFYIYYPAHLVAIWGVAELLGYFSAM
- the trmB gene encoding tRNA (guanosine(46)-N7)-methyltransferase TrmB; the encoded protein is MELRKRHKAHARPLKNLEERYEWYARAIELEASARSGTWIEMYFPSARELHLDLGCGKGQFVVEQARRYPDVLFVGLDYDRICIALAAQKACELGLENCVFALADGEDVGKYFGPGELSRIYLNFSTPHPRKKHASERLTHVDQLISYRDLLAPGASIEMKTDSPPFYEFSLVQFDLAGYDVVWKTTDLHALDALDEISPVTEYEERLRALGAKVHACRAVKADRPFTNEQTAELSLFEYLPDDLDTLEYVPYGMEGYVFNMRNRRAKEQARLLCE
- a CDS encoding extracellular solute-binding protein; this translates as MRKSKLAKVLTCGVVTAGLIATLGLTACGGSNASSSAGSNVELQVFAANSLSKAMDEAQELYTQQTGVTFADTQYKASGELNEMLKAGSYADLEITASKGTMDTAVQEGYVDESTRTDMFTNELVIVAKEDSALQDVTLQQIASGDLTVCVGDDSVPAGNYAAQALSTVGAYQPPAADAGKSGKDISGKGGRYVGITPILQTSVGNVCKQAENGDVDVAIVYSSDVYRFGGVKVVGIIPDDTHKAIVYPGAVCKDSKNAQAANDFMQWCITDPDAQKIFQKWGFDLS
- the modB gene encoding molybdate ABC transporter permease subunit, with protein sequence MVLGSFIQRGLGFMLALVLAITALSCVMPCPAAATDDELGSVDSPAVDNAGEQQTVNGVTVSAEGDSALIEGCSFGINDFYRAQAGSNKAVGDRYWGYNYYIGTQPDNLSVISTGDYAVVYIPKATQDAFGFLYDNHNDQDYIKRYFTALDDANAKGSSRLSNVSKWYFTEQQSFEVNGVVFNFDQELDEGRYYAYIIGSDGSDVTSKASSNQVRLDFADFARAVPPSDVQIVQASTGLAWLANFLVTMDYSPLWVTLRTTLIAIVFIFILGLAAAYFTMRISPRAQSIFDAIFTIPMVLPPTVCGFLLLLAFGRSTPVGQWFIDVGFPLVFSWQATVIAAVVVAFPLMYRSSRGAFENLDPNMLDAARTLGWSNIRIFFKLMLPLAWSSIAAATVLAYARALGEFGATLFLAGNYAGVTRTIPIAIYFEWMNGNTDIAIFWTIVIIIFSFIVIMFINLWSSRTTKYRRRQTSKKKHGAEHGTHTPHLEGGLESAIATEDAGLPEGARS
- a CDS encoding ATP-binding cassette domain-containing protein, with product MSLQMDFRKSLGDFSLDVSVEAGMETLGFLGASGCGKSLTMRCIAGIETPDEGRIVVNDTVYFDSAAKVNLSPQQRKTALLFQNYMLFPNMTIEQNVAAGIPKTVSKGDRDAIVTTELRRFSLEGFSKRYPAQLSGGQQQRVALARMLAARPGILMLDEPFSALDSHLKSVLEQNLVDLFEAFEGTILYVSHDIDEALRFCDRIAVVDDGHILEIDSNDELVNNPQSEAALKLSGCKNTTPVIKADEHAVWAPKWGVRIECEREVPDDVRFLGVRAFYLERASGPGTNNYRVRVDRISDSRFERSALLGFLDRDSSFAPAVERSDDEMRFLHQHLFWRIDKLKDGPEVWPEMGEELWVHLPQEKIYLVSR
- a CDS encoding 4Fe-4S dicluster domain-containing protein; the encoded protein is MNLNPLNILKLSDRKYDAKEPHKNHRIDVIYALFKRHEPRAAQTEMAFFTDTSVCSGCKACEVACKQWNMLKTTDIQWSKNSYDNTRVLSSESWRHVKFIERFSEVNETDKPAPKAMDDLLNEPKQGEWLFMSDHCKHCQESPCQEACPTGAIIRNEFGGIYYQTDICMGCRMCVAACPFGVPEVSEETGHSMKCAGCYDRLRDGLKPACATACTTTAIQFGPREEMVEKARARLATLHEQGFEKANLYGVDPFQDYKPLNSFYLLMDEPAVYGLPNQPKLPVRFMVGDYANAIGTLLIATIAIIVCLL